In Balaenoptera ricei isolate mBalRic1 chromosome 4, mBalRic1.hap2, whole genome shotgun sequence, the following are encoded in one genomic region:
- the TMEM207 gene encoding transmembrane protein 207 encodes MSRSRLLSVTSVVSKTGILCLPLFQLVLSDSPCEENKMLNSSQNSIREMERRCTNYKDQYTSGWYIWFLLLIFLVALLCGAVLFCLQWWLRKLQNGPRRRTMAVFAVGDLDPVYGTEAAVNPTVGMHLQTQNPELYHVPCFGALGPPPPYEKILKSSRF; translated from the exons ATGTCGAGATCCAGACTTCTAAGTGTCACTTCGGTGGTCTCAAAAACAGGAATCTTGTGTTTGCCACTATTCCAG TTGGTGCTATCGGACTCACcatgtgaagaaaacaaaat GCTTAATTCTTCTCAGAATTCTATTCgggagatggagagaag GTGCACAAACTATAAAGATCAGTACACAAGTGGCTGGTATATCTG GTTCTTGCTGCTCATTTTCCTGGTGGCTCTTCTCTGTGGAGCAGTGCTCTTCTGCCTCCAGTGGTGGCTGAGGAAACTCCAAAATGGTCCCCGAAGACGCACCATGGCTGTTTTTGCTGTTGGAGACTTGGACCCTGTCTATG ggacaGAAGCAGCTGTGAATCCAACTGTTGGAATGCACCTTCAAACTCAAAATCCTGAACTGTATCATGTTCCATGTTTTGGTGCTTTAGGCCCCCCACCTCCAtatgaaaaaattctaaaatcaagCCGATTTTAG